CGAACCTGCCCGCGGTTCGTGAAGCGGTCTCACATCTCTTGAGCGATCCTCGACTGCGGGCTCTCCCTCTAGCGATCGTCACTTCCGGTGGCACAAACGTCCCAATCGAGGTAAGCCGTGTCCTTTGTTGCTCTTCAAAAGCGCTCAGCATCACCctcgcgcgtgcctctctaCTGATAGGCCCGGTCAGATCGCTGGGACGTTCACAGTGCGCACTGCAGCGAAAATGCTATGGCTGCGTGTACGCCGTGTCTGTGAATGTTCCGCAGAGTTTCCACTTCTTGGCGGACGAGCCAGTGTTTGCCACGAGTTTCGAGTTTGTCGGCTTGCGCCACGGAGCCTCAGGGCGGGGTTATTTGGTCTGAAGCCGCAACGAGATTTGTGTGCCTCATGCGGTCCCTGCAGAAAAACACGATTCGCTTCATTTCAAATTTTAGCacagggcgacgaggcgcagcccTCTGCGAGCAATTCCTGCTCAGCGGCTTTTTTGTCATTTTCATCTCTTCACCTAGCTCGGCTCAGCCTTTTGTTCGCCATGTACTCCCCTCGCGGCCGAACCCTGCGCTCCTGGACAGCGTTCACTTTTGCCGAGCCAGGCAGGACAGCAGCTCTGGGGAGGCGCGGGTAGCGGTTGGCGGGGAGAGGTCGGGAATCTCGGAAGGGAGCGCCAACGAGTGCGGCGGAGAAAAGCAAGCGACGAGACGCAAGTCCGTCGATGGAGAAAATCGAGGGACAGAAACTGGTTCTCCGCAACGGAAACGAAGGCGGGAGGAGtcctcgtccgcggcgcctccctcggaCCGGCTTACGCACAGTGGGAGCTCCGCTGATTCGCACAGGTGCTCAATCATGTGTCCAGCGTTTGATCAACAGGCAGAGGCAGCTGTTGAGGCGTACCGACAGTGTCGAGACCGccttctgtgtctctctttcgAGACCGTGACGGACTATCTCTTCTTGTTGCGCGACGTCCTCGAGCTAAGCAGTCCCCTTGGTGATCGCCTAGTCGTATGTGCGTGCGCCGCTGTTTCCGATTTCTACATTCCTTTTCGGCGCATGGCCACGCACAAACTGGAGAGCCGTCTTCCCGGCTGCACATCGGGAACGAGTGCGAGCACGGGCATTAACGcagggcctgcaggcgcgtgcaCGAAGGAAAATGAGCTGGCAGAGGCACTCGAACCAAAACTGTCGGGAAGGAGTGAAGACGCAGCGTCGTTGGCTCAGCCCCATGAGACAGACGCTCCGCAAGTGAGCAACCAGCAAGTCCTGCAGACTGATTGCCCGGCCTCACCGAACGAGAAAGAAGATGACGCCGGCTGCACACAGCCGAAAAGTGGGCATCTGCCGTCAGCTAATGGGCTGGATGAGCGATTCGAGAGTGCCACAAACGGTAACCtcgactgcggcgctgcagttGACGTTAGTCGCGACGCAACGAGGGAGTCCCTGTCGCGAGAGAAggacgccgccagcgcaggcgTCTGTGAACCAGACCTCACGCTTGACCTTCTGAAGGTGCCGAAGATGCTAGGGATGGTCAAAACTTTGCAACCGAAGTGTTTTTTTATCTCGTTTAAGCTTGAGACGGACGCCGACTCACTTGGTAGCAAAGCTCGACGGTCTCTCAGCAGATACAGCTGCAATATGGTAGTTGGAAATCTCCTCCACTCCAGGCACCAGACTGTATCAGTGTACACGAGTCCCGACGAAAGCGCACTGCCTCTGCGGATTGTCGTCCTCGACAAGGATCCACAAGGAAATTTTCTACCTGACACGACTTTGGTGAGGGGCGCGCGCACTGGATGGGCATGGCAAGGGCGACAATTCCTGCCCTGAAGCCCGTGACCTCTGTGCCAGCGATAAACAGGACTGCGTTCAGTGCCTTCTACACATTCCTTTCGTCATCCAGCTCTGTTTGCCGTGTGGTGCCCACGTGCATGTAGTGAACTGTGTATACTTACACGCTTCTTTGGCCTCTTTCCTGTTGTTGTCAGTTTGAGTCTCCTAGCTCTGCTACACTCGCGGCCTGGAAGCCATATCTACTGCGCCGGTGGAACTCAGGCAACAGTGCTGCTGCGATATCGTCTACCACGTCCCTGTGAGCTTTGTCATGCGTGCCCCCGACTAGATACTTTTCTCATGTCTGCTTTGCGTATAATTGCAGGGCGCAGGCTCCATTGAAGCGCAGCTGGTGCTGCTGGTGGACAAGCTACGCAAGGGCACAGGCGAAAAAGAAAGTACTCTCCATCGCGAGATCTGAGTGTGCATCCTTGTGAGCGCacgaggcgcttctgcgcaGAAGGTTCAAATCAACACCACCGTCAAGAATGCCTTACTGCGACCTTCCAAACTCGCTAAGCGGGCCTTCCCTGCACTAGGCACCAACCCTTCTCCCTTCTGGGATGGGGAATAGTCATATCCTGATGTAGTTTTTCTGTCGTTTGCCATGCGCTTATATGCTGAAACACTGCACTTACTGTTTTTCGTAAATTTGAGCCTGCACAGGCTGACGCTAAACTCACGTTTCTCACGGTCCGCCGAGGTGACAACAAAGATGCCACACCGGAACACACTTGTGAAGCACGCTTGAGGGTGCACGTGCCAGTTAGAGTTCGAGGGAAAAATATCTCCACTACGACACAAGAACACCAAACAACGCCCCTAATGCAATACACGGCCAGCGCAAACCTGTACAATGGCATGTATAGGCCGCAGCTGCCCAACTGCCGCTGTGACGGTCTTATGCCCTTTGTTCACGACCAGCTGATCCCTGTTGCTTAATCGCTGTGAACACCCGCTAGGACGCTGATGTCATCTTCAACTTTCACAAGCAGGTAGCGAATATCTCAGTAGTCCCCCACTTCGGCCTGCTCTCTTTTCACAGGCAGGCATACTACGAATGCTCACTATAGTGAATCTATGCCCTGGAACGCCGCAACTACCTTCAATAACGTACGACGTTGGTCACCATGATCTCCCAGACGCCGTTGCAGTCACTAATTTGACAGAGTATGCCTATGATAACCCGCAATCTTAATTTTGAAGCcatgcgcggcctcgcttcAGCTTGTAGCATTTGAGCAATATTTATGCGTTTCCCAAGATATTCTGCCTATTCTTCAGGCACCACGATCCGCCGCAAGGCACGCCTAGCGCCGTATAATGTTACAGACTCTTTGGTTCACATTCTGAATTTCGGTTCCTAGGTCACAAGTAGCGTTGCAAAACTGAGTGAATTTTTCCATGTCTACTCGTGGATGTGACACACAAATACCCACAATTTCTGTAAATGTCAATTTGATaagcgcctggcgcgtcACGACGTGACCGAAGCCACAGCGACCCCGCTACACGCCAAGCCTGTGCTTGTTATGATTTGATCATGAATACGACAACCTTGGCCACGTCGACTAAAACTGTACATTGCCCAGGAGTGTGACGCCAAAAAAAAGGAGGTTTGTCCGCTTGAACTCTTCGTTCTTGAAGTTCTTGTTCACCACTCGAGCTCCGGGTGAGCTCCAGCCAAACAGGCCGACCCGCCTGCAAAGACGACACCAAGCGTGCTGCAATTGACAATGGTCGCCCGAGAAGGGATGCTTCCGCCGGGGAAGACTAAGTCTTCTCTGCTAAACAGATCTGTTTTACCTCACAACAGCGACAACTCGTATGCTTCAGAGAGTGCTTACTTTCGCGACCCGCAATCTCATCCTCTTCCTGCACTAGACGTTCCAAGGCTTGAAACGACAAGGAAGTCTGATGGCCGTCGGTCCTACATGAGTTGGAAACACAAAAGGGCACACTTCGGCTCCGTGCCTGTTCCGCTAGTCAACAACGCGCATCGAACCGCATGTGGAAAATTGCTTCTGCGACTCAGAGTGCGTGCCGCACGCGCATACTAAAAAGCGCATATGTCAACGATAGCGGCATGTAGGCACGCACTGAGGATGGAACACCAGTGCTAAAAATCCTTTGAAATAACATGGTCACCATGATCGGGTCAAATCGTGTCAGTCAGAATCGCCGATTAATATATTAGAAAAGAACAACGGCGAAGAGCAACCCTAGGGCACTTACAGAGGTGGTGAGTCACTCAACGCTTGCTGCCAGTTTGCGACTAAAGAGTCCCATTTGAGTTGCTCGGCTTGGAGCCGGCGCTTAGCCACCGTCAAACAAAACAGAGTATATCAAGTATTCTTCGTGTATGCAAGTTTCGTTCATGTCTGACACGTGGCGTACGCTCCCTGCACATCCTACCAGACAAAAATCAGACTTCGGTTAGACGCGTGAAAAACCTCCGCCAAGCCGAGCTTCGCAGGTCCTGCGCCCCGCCTAAAATTGAGACAAAAGTGCAGAGGCCCAAAAACGATTCGCGCCCTTCACGACACGCTGCTCTGCCCCATTCCCTTATGCGTTCTACCGTATCCAAACTGACTCCGAGGATATCGGTCAGCGTCAGAAATTCCAGGCGGTGCTTTTGGACCAGACGTCGTACTCATCACGGGTCCGTACCACTCAAACTGCCTGGTATGGGTAGCGTATCGTGCAAGCATGCCTGCTGGACTTGCTACCACGGTGGTTAGCCCACTTCACAACGTTTTGATGCCAACGACCTGGCAGCACTCACCGCCGACTGCCTCCTCCGTGGCCTTCGTCGGTGCAGCTGTCGCACGCACAAGCCTCTcggacgcggcgaagaggcagggTGAATACATCAACGGAGACCGCCTCATGTTCCCATGGGCctgaggcgtctgcgcggaaACCGAAACTCAAAGCAGACCCAGCAGAGCGTCGTCAATCCACCAGCCCCTATGCGCCACTCAAACGAATCAAACCGAGGGACAAAGCCATGTTCCGTAGTCGGATTCCTGCTCGAAGAGGCTCTGAATCCATTTGCCAACTCACCGGCTGCACTTCGCCCGACATCGCTCTCAGAGTCCTCGACAGAGGGCGCCCAACGCTTGGCCGGCTCGTCTGTGTGGCGTCTGCGCATTCTGCGGGGGATTCGGATCTCCACGTGCGAGCCACCCGAGACGGTCACCGAAGGTCCATGAGAGCCGTAGCGCAGAGTCGAGAGCTCGCGCACGACGACGGATGCTAGCTCGTTGAACACAGAGTAGACCTGAAACGGAGGCGTGAGCAAGGACAAAGGCAGAGACAAGTGGAAGCTCTGCTTTGCTCTGGCGCTACTGGTCCAAGAAACCAGGACAGGACAGTGTGAGTAGCTCGGCAAAGAGCGCGGCCACACTAACTGGCGGAACCTCACACTGAGCTCGACAAGAAAACAGGCGAGCCCAGTCAGCCCGCTGGCCTTCACTTCCCCTAGGGGCAGGCTCGATCCCTGTTCCCCAACCCAGTAGGCACTGCGAAATGTTACATGCGAGGTTCTCGCACGCACGTAGGACCGACACACCATGAGTCGATGGTGCGCTGTCACGCATGTGTCTTACTTTATCGTCTGGAAAattccgcagccgctcgacAAGAGGGAATGTCCCTACTTCGCATTCGGCTGGTTCTGTCTGCGAGCCGTTGTCCGCACAGGCTTCATTCCCAAGAATCTGAGACAGGCGCCGATCGAGAGGAACGTGAACAACATGTGGCGTCTCTGCGAGATCAGCAATCTGGTTCACGTTCTGCCTTCCCGGAAAAAGGATGTGTTTCTTCTGGCATCCGTCGCAAACGAAGTGTGCCATGTTCTCGACTACACAGACAGTTGCGATCCCAAGTTCATTGAACATCTTTacgcctctctccgcatcCGCGGTGCTGCACACGCACATCACACGTATGCGCGAGAACTTGACTACCGCATACACTTGGCGATCCCTGCGCAAATCACAACTTATCTTGAGTACACGCGTGTCGTTTCTCCGTCTGCAGCAACGCACTCAAGCTGGACAGCACCGGTGCAATAGGAAGCCAATTTTTGTTTGTCACCATCGCCACTGCATGCCCAAAAGCAAAGAGGAGAGCACCAAAAGTGAAAAGCTAGGCGAAGAGCAACATGTCACCGCTTTGTGGAAGCCCCGCCCTCCGGAGGATGCAGCACAGCCGGAAGAATCCAGTCGGCGTGGAACTCACAAACCGCAAGAAGCGAGGCTACCGCGGCGACCGAGTTAGAGAGCGTTTCCAGGCTTTCTCGAGGTCAGCCGCTTTTGAAGTGcgcccggcgtcgcccgcaaGCGAGGATTTGTCCAGTACCTGAGAGTTTGTGGGGTCGTCACGACGACGCATGCATCAATTTTAGCCGCCTGAGAAAGGGTGATGTGGATGTCGCCAGTTCCCGGCGGGAAGTCGATAACGAGGTAGTCGAGCTCTCCCCAAGCAGTGCCCGTCAGCAGCTGCTCAATTACGCTGCTTGCAAACGGCCCACGCAGGGCAGAAAATCCCTGGAAAGAAGGCAAAGAAGAAACAGTGGACGCCGCTCAAAAGGTCTGCTTTGTTTACAAGACTTCGAGCCTCCGCCTGAGGAGAAGATGCAGATGAGAGGGTTGATCGACGGCACGCCTGAGCCCTCGCGGACCCAGAGGGGGgagcgctgctgctgaagaTTGTTCGCTCGCTGAAAAGCAAACCCCCCAAGCAAaaccgacgcagacgaggcccTGCTGCGGTCTCCAAGGAAGGCCTCTGGCGGCACCCAAAGCCTCGATTCCGAGGATGAGgtgcgagaagaaagcacTCACTTGAGATCCAGAGTTCCGGATAAATCCGTATGACATGACTTTGACTCCATTGTGTTCCAGCGGCCGCAGTTTGGGCTGAGGctttgcctcgtcgcctgagTCCGCATCTGCAGACGTCTTGACGCTGGTTGCGGAATTGGCTGCCGGTCCCTCGAAGGCGATAGaacgcgtctgcctcgtgtctgcgtttcgttttctccgtGGGTTTTCGAGTGCTGTGTCCCTttcgcgctctcctccgtcgtcctcgaAATAAATAGTGGTGTCCGCGAGCGGGAGCAGAACAGGCAGGCTAGGCCCGTACAAGTCGGCGTCGAGGAGACCAACCTGCGCGCCCATGCGTCGCAGCATGAACGCCAAGTTGACTGCGACAGTCGACTTGCCCACACCGCCCTTGCAGGATGTGACAGCCagcaggaaggagacgcgctTGAGGCCGTCTTCGCCCGCCGTCACGGGCTTTAGACTGTCTAGCTCGACGTCTGCCTGCAGAGCGGCACGCGCACCACCGACACGCAGGTCGCCGAAAGGTCTGTGCTGCTCACCGTGGCGCTGTGAATTGCCGCGGTCGCACGTGCTGGATGCACTGACCGCGATCCGCTTCAGCATCTGCGGACGCAGAAGTCCTTCTTCACTCTGATTCGCGCAGGTGCGTCGGCTTCTCCTCGCACACTCGTCGCAGGGACGCCTACATGTATTCAGGGCATGGCacccgcgtcgctctcgctgcgccttctgaaACCACAGCCGGAGTGGCAGCTGCTGTGGCGGCACCGGAACAAAGTGACCGAGCTCTTAACTGCCCTCCTTGGTTGTCCAACACGAGAAGCCGTGACAGTGCGGCAGGGGCTTTTTCAGGAAGGTCTGGCGTATCCTCGAGCAATAAGGGAACGACTGCCTCACTGTTGATGCTCTGTGCGCGATCAAATAGCAGGCTTTCCGCTGTTTTTTCGCTCTCACCTTGTTAGCCCAGTCAAGGGCAAGAAGACGCTTTTTGCACTCAGAGACAAAAAAGTCTTTGACTGGGCACGCAGGGGTGGTCAGACGCAACCGAAACTTTACAGAGCCGGCATGTGGATCGATGTCCAAATCGCGTACAAATCCCAAGCTGACGATATCTTTTTGGAGATCCGGGTCGATGATGGCCCTCAGCTGGTCAAGAACTTCATCTCGCAAATGCTGAACACGAAGCGTATCGCCAGGCGAGCCGCATCCATTAGCTTGAGTCAAGGCGTCGATGCTTGCATTTTCTCCCGCGGTCGAGTCGCGACCGTCACAAGCGCCGTTCATCATGGCAGAGAAAAAGTAACGTGAAATGCTCGGGATCGGCGATGCGACAAGCATCGAAAAAACCAGCCATTTCCGTCGAGGTGCTGTCCAGACCTACATAcggaaaagagaagagaacaTAAATACTGGGGGCATATTGTTGACTTACACGTGTTCTAGTTATGACCGCGAATCTCTGAATTTTCagcgtgcatgcgcatgtgAATCGAGTTCCGTAGTCGTGAGCAAGTTGCTGTCCGCTTCTCAGGTTAATAGCTTCCAACACGTCATTAGATTCAGACTCTTTGTTTCCAGGACCTGCAGGTGCTAAGCTTTCGAGTCAATGCTAAGACTAAGAACAAAACCACTACGTTCACCGTTCGTATTCACGTAACAGCGgttgtctgcatgcgctcgttGCGTGACAGCAGTTTTTAGAGTTATTACAGGACTAGAGTCAAAGAAAAGGCTGCACGGCCTGCCAAGCAAAGTGGTTCCAAGTCGGCGCTCGAGAAGTTCGCATCTGCAGAGAGATACAACGAGGGAAATGGGTGAGCAGGAAGTCATCCCGTCAGCAGGACGAAGTTGTGTTGCGTGGTAAAGTCGTGGCCCTCACGCGATTCTCTCGTGTAATGACAGTGGTGGAGTTCGATATCTCATTCTGCTTGGGATATTCCAATATGCTCGAGGTATTATGTATCTACTCAGGACTGCTGTTCTCGGCCTTCTTCACCGCTTGAGAAAAAGCATTATTCTAGGCACTGTAATGCCTGTTGTCGGTTTGAATTATTCAGTTGTGGATCGCGAATTTTtagagacgatagctacaTATAATGTGCGACGCATATCATGGTGGATGGTTTATATTGATTGTTAGCAGGCGCACTGGAGCTTTCCTCAACGAAGGCAGCGCGGTTCAGGCCAGATTCGCTTATATGGGAAGATACTTGCCGTGTCAAAAAAAGGAGGCCAGCGATGAGAACTCAGCCCATTTTGTGGAAGACTGGATGAGGTGGACATATGAACGTGCACCAGTAGAAGCAGGTGGGCGTTGTGACAGCTCCCTACCAAAGTAAAGTTCACGACCCTGCTTTGGCTTTTTAGAAGGCCAGCTTTTGCACCATTGACCTAATCTGGGttgcggggggaggggatgCTTGCGCTACAGACTAGCCTCCAGCTTCCATTATAGATGAGGACTGACAGTCCGTTGAAGATCTACACAGATCCATAATGCCGGAAACTGGTTCGAGTGCTATGGCCGCGTAAAGCCCGCGTGTCGGGCATTCTGTGTATATTCCGATGTACTGCACGCGAGAGGATGAGGGCTGAAACATACActcgcggcgcatgcatttGACGGAATTTTCCGCAGCTTTAACCACTGTACCACATGCCAACGGATTGTGAGAGCAAGCCCACAACTATCAAGTCCCCACTAATTGCACTGTCTAGGAGCAGCATAGCCACGTACGTGGAATATTTGTGACTTCCATGGCTGCGCTGTATTTGGCGGAACCGAATGGCACCTTTTGTTCCTTTTTCAGTGTATTTTCATTTCGGTAGTCGGCATTTGCAGCTGTACGCCAGGAAAGAAATGTTCTCTGTCACTCTTCCCGGATGGCAGTGTATCCGGTGCCAGCGAGAAAGATGCTGACAGCACTTCTGCGTGCCTTGTCCGCTGCGTGGCGGAGCGCATGCAGTCATGGCCCCTTGTACGAGCAATTAAATACTTCAGCAAAAGTTGGTGGGAATGTCACTGTCCACAAGGACCCCCATCCTAGCGCAAGACAGAAAAACACGTTCGAGATGGTGCGCAATCGGTTACGCATCTCGCGAAGAAAACACCGACGTTCGCCGCGCATAATACAGCGATCCCTGCCACGCCTCAAAGTGCAGCCAAGGATGTTAGTAACCTCCAGTCAATGCAAAATGTGAACCGATCACAAGGAGACACTCGCTCCTGACAGACAAAATGTATTCGCATCACCAAAACCACCTCCTCATACAGATTTCCTGCGTAGAAGCTTGTTCTCTCTGACATTCCTGCAACGACATGTAGCTAATCAGAGAAAATATGCGCCTGCTGTTcagaaagaaaaaactcGTAACACAAGCCAATTCATGCATGCCAGAGGCACGCATGGGCTTCGGCAACGCACTTTGGCTGCGCCATGCGCACCTACTGAAGCATCGCCTCGCACTTGTGCACCGGGTGTGAAGGATGTATCCCACCATCAATAATAGATACGTTTTCATGATTAGGGCAAGGAAACCTGTACAGCGGGGTGAAGGTCAGGTTTCACAAAATCAAATACCACAGCTTTGATGACCTTATCCAGTTCTTCGAGGCCCTGCTCGGGGCTCGAGGAGCTGATTTCTGCGTAGTATTTTAGCTTCGGTTCAGtcccgctgccgcggagtGTCACAACGGCTCCGTTATCCAGATACAGAGTGAGCATCTCGCAGTTCGGGGGGAAGACGCATTTCTTGTCCGGCTCGTCGCTATCGTAGTTGCGGCCGACGTCTCGAATTCTCTTGATGACAAATGGGCCCAGGTGGGATGGATAATTACATCCGTGCGCGAAGTCCTGGAACAGGCCTTTGATCACCGGTGGATCTGGGCAAACAAAATACGAGTTCTTCGTGACGAAATAGCCGTACTGCGTCCGCAGACCTATCAGATAGTCAGTGATTGTCTGGCCCTTCGCGTACAGCTCTGTCGCCATCTGCACCCAGACTGCTGCCGCGCTGACGCCGTCCTTGTCCCGTACTCGCTGGCTAAGCGCATAGCCCAAAGCTTCCTCGTAGACAAGTACCGGCGTGAAGCCCTGCGCTTCGAGGTCGATTGCCTTGTTCTCCATCCACTTAAACCCTGTCATGGTCTCCGCGAAGACGCAGTTGTTGTACTGAACAAAGCGCAGCATCTCCA
This DNA window, taken from Besnoitia besnoiti strain Bb-Ger1 chromosome III, whole genome shotgun sequence, encodes the following:
- a CDS encoding DNA /pantothenate metabolism flavoprotein (encoded by transcript BESB_044700), with the protein product MMAAAIAYCDSQGIADFFAAEPAPANLPAVREAVSHLLSDPRLRALPLAIVTSGGTNVPIEKNTIRFISNFSTGRRGAALCEQFLLSGFFVIFISSPSSAQPFVRHVLPSRPNPALLDSVHFCRARQDSSSGEARVAVGGERSGISEGSANECGGEKQATRRKSVDGENRGTETGSPQRKRRREESSSAAPPSDRLTHSGSSADSHRCSIMCPAFDQQAEAAVEAYRQCRDRLLCLSFETVTDYLFLLRDVLELSSPLGDRLVVCACAAVSDFYIPFRRMATHKLESRLPGCTSGTSASTGINAGPAGACTKENELAEALEPKLSGRSEDAASLAQPHETDAPQVSNQQVLQTDCPASPNEKEDDAGCTQPKSGHLPSANGLDERFESATNGNLDCGAAVDVSRDATRESLSREKDAASAGVCEPDLTLDLLKVPKMLGMVKTLQPKCFFISFKLETDADSLGSKARRSLSRYSCNMVVGNLLHSRHQTVSVYTSPDESALPLRIVVLDKDPQGNFLPDTTLGAGSIEAQLVLLVDKLRKGTGEKESTLHREI
- a CDS encoding MRP family domain-containing protein (encoded by transcript BESB_044710); protein product: MMNGACDGRDSTAGENASIDALTQANGCGSPGDTLRVQHLRDEVLDQLRAIIDPDLQKDIVSLGFVRDLDIDPHAGSVKFRLRLTTPACPVKDFFVSECKKRLLALDWANKADVELDSLKPVTAGEDGLKRVSFLLAVTSCKGGVGKSTVAVNLAFMLRRMGAQVGLLDADLYGPSLPVLLPLADTTIYFEDDGGERERDTALENPRRKRNADTRQTRSIAFEGPAANSATSVKTSADADSGDEAKPQPKLRPLEHNGVKVMSYGFIRNSGSQGFSALRGPFASSVIEQLLTGTAWGELDYLVIDFPPGTGDIHITLSQAAKIDACVVVTTPQTLSTADAERGVKMFNELGIATVCVVENMAHFVCDGCQKKHILFPGRQNVNQIADLAETPHVVHVPLDRRLSQILGNEACADNGSQTEPAECEVGTFPLVERLRNFPDDKVYSVFNELASVVVRELSTLRYGSHGPSVTVSGGSHVEIRIPRRMRRRHTDEPAKRWAPSVEDSESDVGRSAADASGPWEHEAVSVDVFTLPLRRVREACACDSCTDEGHGGGSRRRGAGPAKLGLAEVFHASNRSLIFVWTDGHQTSLSFQALERLVQEEDEIAGRESGSACLAGAHPELEW